One window from the genome of Malus domestica chromosome 01, GDT2T_hap1 encodes:
- the LOC139187956 gene encoding uncharacterized protein, whose protein sequence is MERHLFNKIMIAVCNHDSYFVQKNDAFGAMSFLLEQKITNALHMLAYGASADQVDEIVRMGKSTILESLMRFYGAIESIYTAEYLQKPIEMDLQWLLKKGEMRGAQNDLNVLAQSPVFNDVLQGKAPKVTYWVNRSQYDGPYYLVDGIYPTWSTMSCKEKHFASCQEGCRKDVERCFGILQARWAIVKGAARMFDVESLRSIMIVEDEYDYDAVDKYELDTMNNSKTQIYCAHDATEELVQHEPYCTSNAICAQCPAN, encoded by the exons atggaacgacatttgttcaacaaaatcatgattgctgtttgcaaccatgattcttactttgtgcaaaagaatgatgcttTTGGTGCTATGAGTTTCCTtcttgagcaaaaaattactaatGCCTTGCatatgcttgcatatggagcatctgcagaccaagtggacgaGATAgtgaggatggggaaatcaaccatccTTGAGTCCTTGATGAGGTTTTACGgagcaatcgaatctatctacaccgcagagtacctccAGAAACCTATTGAGATGGACTTGCAAtggcttctgaagaagggcgagatgcgag gagctcaaaatgacctcaatgtccttgcccaatccccagtgttcaacgatgtcctgcaaggaaaggcaccaaaagtcacatACTGGGTCAACAGAAGTCAGtacgacgggccatactacctagtAGACGGCATTTACCCAACATGGTCaacgatgtcctgcaaggaaaaacactttgcaagctgtcaagaggggtgcaggaaggatgtggagcgttgttttggtatcctccaagctcgaTGGGCGATTGTCAAGGGTGCTGCCAGAatgtttgatgtagagtcgcttcgatccatcatgattgtggaagatgagtatgattatgatgccgttGATAAATATGAGctagacacgatgaacaattccaaaacacaaatatattgtgctcatgacgccacCGAAGAACTCGTGCAACATGAGCCATACTGCACTTCAAATGCCATATGTGCACAATGCCCGGCAAATTAA
- the LOC108170299 gene encoding GRF1-interacting factor 3-like produces MQQPPQMIPVMPSFPPTNITTEQIQKYLDDNKKLILAILDNQNLGKLAECAQYQAQLQKNLMYLAAIADAQPQAPAVPAQMAPHPAMQQAGYYMQHPQAAAMAQQQGIFPPKMPMQFNNMHQMHDPQQQQQLHQQHQQAMQGQMGMRPGGANGMPSMHHTEGSFGGGSGGPNSVGGPNDGRGGSKQDASDAGAGGDGQGSSAGGHGNGDGEDGK; encoded by the exons ATGCAGCAGCCACCGCAAATGATCCCCGTCATGCCTTCATTTCCGCCCACCAACATCACCACCGAGCAAATTCAGAAG TATCTTGATGACAACAAAAAGTTGATTCTGGCAATATTGGATAATCAAAATCTTGGAAAACTTGCCGAGTGTGCTCA GTACCAAGCTCAGCTTCAAAAGAATCTGATGTATTTAGCAGCAATTGCCGATGCGCAGCCACAGGCACCAGCAGTGCCTGCCCAG ATGGCCCCACATCCTGCCATGCAACAGGCGGGATATTACATGCAACATCCTCAGGCAGCAGCAATGGCTCAGCAACAGGGTATTTTCCCCCCAAAAATGCCGATGCAGTTCAATAACATGCATCAAATGCATGAcccgcagcagcagcagcagctacATCAGCAGCACCAACAAGCCATGCAAGGGCAAATGGGAATGAGACCCGGGGGGGCCAACGGCATGCCTTCCATGCATCATACTGAGGGCTCATTTGGTGGTGGTAGTGGCGGCCCAAACTCAGTGGGAGGCCCAAATGATGGGCGTGGAGGAAGCAAGCAAGACGCCTCGGATGCTGGGGCCGGTGGTGATGGCCAGGGGAGCTCAGCTGGTGGGCATGGCAACGGTGATGGAGAGGACGGCAAGTGA
- the LOC103419435 gene encoding probable protein S-acyltransferase 12 → MEINMFRLCSGLKVIGYFMILLVAAIISVSYYAIVVVTWGPELLRGGVHSFLAFFIIVMFHILLVMLLWSYFMVVFKDPGSVPENWKPLIEEENLEAGSSLTLSENIEPEAFTSTQSSDGRERRPQVGYCSRCQNGKPPRCHHCSVCQRCVLKMDHHCVWVVNCVGARNYKFFLLFLLYTFLETTMDTLVLLPNFIDFFSEATDHSESPGNLAVIFLTFVLNLAFALSLLCFVVMHASLLSSNTTTVEVHEKRGAIRWKYDLGRKKNFEQVFGTKKALWLLPLFSKEDLDNVPALRGLEFPTLSDTEA, encoded by the exons ATGGAGATAAACATGTTCAGGCTCTGCTCCGGCCTCAAAGTCATCGGTTACTTCATGATCCTCCTCGTCGCCGCCATCATCTCCGTCTCCTACTACGCCATCGTCGTCGTCACTTGGGGCCCCGAGCTGCTCCGCGGCGGGGTCCACTCGTTTCTAGCTTTCTTCATCATCGTAATGTTCCATATTCTG CTTGTAATGTTACTGTGGAGTTACTTTATGGTAGTCTTTAAAGATCCTGGTTCTGTTCCGGAAAATTGGAAACCTCTAATAGAGGAGGAAAACTTAGAGGCTGGTAGTTCTCTGACTTTGTCAGAAAATATCGAACCTGAGGCATTCACTTCAACACAATCTTCAGATGGACGAGAAAGAAGACCACAAGTAGGGTATTGTAGTCGATGCCAAAATGGCAAGCCACCACGATGCCATCATTGCTCTGTCT GCCAAAGATGTGTACTTAAGATGGATCACCATTGTGTTTGGGTGGTGAATTGTGTTGGTGCACGCAACTAcaagttttttcttcttttcttg CTTTATACATTTCTGGAGACAACAATGGATACCTTAGTTTTGCTGCCAAATTTTATCGATTTCTTCTCTGAAGCCACGGATCATTCTGAATCTCCTGGAAATCTTGCAGTCATTTTTTTGACATTTG TGCTTAATTTAGCCTTTGCACTGAGTCTTCTTTGTTTTGTGGTTATGCATGCGTCCCTTCTGTCAAGCAACACTACTACGGTTGAG GTTCATGAAAAGAGAGGAGCAATCAGATGGAAGTACGACTTGGGCAGGAAGAAGAATTTTGAGCAG GTTTTCGGCACGAAGAAGGCACTGTGGCTCTTACCACTGTTCTCAAAAGAGGATTTAGACAACGTACCTGCCCTTCGGGGACTGGAGTTTCCGACACTTTCAGATACTGAGGCTTGA